The window TTTATCTgcttaatttttctttaagcCAGTCTTCTGTGAGTTCATCCAACTCTCGTACCTCGTAGACTCTAGTGAGGTCAGCTTCCTTTTGAAGTGCTAACTTTGTCCCGGCATACATAATCTGCAGTTCCATTTGGCTATCTCTTGGAGTGTAGTAGATAAAACACATCGGATAAGACAGTCTCCCATCCGCGTGTTCCATTTTGTAACTATATACTATGTATCTTGGCTGGTGGCCGGGCAGCGAGTCTTGTAGCTCGTCAATTGTAATGTCCTGCAAAACAGTACGCGAGTCGTTAGAAACCAAATATCATTGATTGTAAATATGATCTCACCTCTAGCAGCTCGTCAATGCAAATTTTCTGCCTTTCTCTGACCACTTTAACTGAAATACAATTCAAACTATGATTAATAAGggttcctatttttttttcaccagttTATGAATCGACTTACGAATCAATGCAGcattatttttgttcttgcgaaatcgaaactttttcaattcctcTTTGACATCATCTTCGATGTCGCATACTTTCACGTTTGAAGACTGAAGAaataagaataacaataaCTCATGACATAATAAGAATaactgtttataaaaatattctgacGCATTCATTTGTTACACTGTGTCCCACCAGTATTCTTCCTTCCCAATTAACTGAGAGTTTACTATTATTCGACAATGAAAATTAACGATATCTTACCATGGTTCCCCAACGTTTTCACTGTTTTACAATCGGTTAGTGCTTTCTGGTGCAATCTGAATTAATGGGTGTGTTAACTGCTAAGTGacagctgacaatgagtaaaCTTCGGGAGGTGGTAGAAAAAGTAATTCCAGGAAGGCAATCGGTTGATTGAACACTGTAACTGTACTTAAATGAATATCACGAAATGtcacaaatttatttactgtGTATTTACTGAATATTATACAGGCATTGACAAACACTGTACATATTCTTCACGTCTGCTTTCTAATGCatgtaattgataaataaaaattaggtATTACGGACAAAGTATACGACACGTACGTACGCAACGAGAAACACTGTAGCTTTACGATACACTGAACGTAACGCCGTGTCATCCCCGTGTATTTGCAATTTCCATGCATATGAAATACGTGCGTTCATAGCATCCCGCGGATGATAAAAACTGCCTTATCATCTCTTGGTACGCTTTTACCAGGCCAAATATTTTGGATAACAGATGTAATTTTCCAGAATATATCGACGTTTGGCGAGTCTATTATCCATAAGCGATCCCTTGTGAATTCTGTtaaggaaaatttatttgacgACTTTGCTtacaattgaaaattgcagaaGTGTAATTAGGGCGATTCCGGTCGGTAATGAAGAAATCGAAAGTCACACTGACAGTTAGTTCTCCGTGAGCTTAACCGTCGGGTAGGGCTCGCTGACACTGCTGACCTGCTGACAGCCAGCTAAAGCGACGTCCTAGAACTTGGGATTCGGATTTTGGTCATCCGACTGTCGCGTTGCAATAGCTCAACATATTTGGTGCGTGTTTTCGATTGACGCTGCGGACATTTTAGGCGATAAATGTACACCGTAACAGTGCTCGACTGCTCCATGGTAAAATTCTACAAATGATAACGGTGTCGGTTGTCTTGAGCAATACGATTTCACGGAATTATCTGTCTGCCGGCAACTTGAACTGTTCGAACCACTGCCATAACCACCCATTAACGGCCGAAAAATGACAGTTATGGAGTTTTTCGGATGCGCCCTCCTAGCGTTTGGACCGCCGCTAGCGATGTTCACTTTTACCGTCGCCGTTGAAccgataagaataataattctcaTTGCCAGCGCCTTTTTCTGGCTGATAGCCCTCCTCCTCTCCGCTATTCTCTGGTACGTTGTTGTACCACTCCAGAACGAGCTCGCCTTCGGGCTTGTCTTCTCAGTGCTGTTTCAAGAGGCGTTTCGATTCCTGCTGTATTGGGTGCTGAGGAATGCCGAACGCGGCTTAGAGAAGGTGACGACTGCCCACGTCGCCGAAAGCAGACATGTCTTCGCCTATGTTTGCGGCTTGGGATTTGGAGTGATGAGTGGTGCCTTTGCCCTTGTTAATGTTCTCGCTGATGCGATCGGTCCAGGAACAATGGGGCTGCACCAAGGATCCGAGTATTTCTTCATAGTATCTGCAACCACGACGCTGTGCTTCATCCTTCTTCACACGTTCTGGGGGATTATATTCTTTGCTGCGCTGGACAGGCGAAGCAAAGCCCATCTTGCATGGGTCGTAGGATCTCATTTGTTCGCATCCTGCATGACTCTGCTTAATAGATATGAGATTTACGCTGTCAGCCTCATATCGGCTTACTCCGTCCTGGTTGCTACTGTAGTTATAGCATTCAGAATCGTCGGTGGAAAAGCGGAGAATATATCGAGATGCTTTTCACTGAAATGAGAGTCAATTCTAGAACGAATCAGACgatgtgaaattatttatgaattaCTAAAAGATTACGAATACTAATTGAAGATCTGGGTGTGTGGACAAATAATGAAAGAACACGGCGGCGTTATccaacttacaattagacgaGCTTAATACTTTAATACTTAGAGCTGTTATATATTGTATGCCGTCGTGAAGATATGAAAGGTGAAGAGGTGTTAAAACtaaactttgaagaaatttttcatgaatttatTTGCATCACTATTTCCAAGAGCCAATGTTGCTCAAATGGTAGTAAATTGATGCGTGACATACTATTGTATTGTCTTGTGCagttttcttattgttagtaacATGTTTTGCTcagtttccttttttcttctatttcctTTTCCAACCAACAAATACTACATTTTGGTAATGTGTGAAAGAAAATCACTGCAAAGCTGAGTAGGACTAatagttaaaatttttcaatattttgtgtAACGGATATAGACTGTCCCCattgaatatataaatttccTTGCATATTTCCTATGCTTATTATTAgaagttgaataattcatcAGGAAATATGTTCAACAGATTATAATTAAACTATGAAAATCATTAGAGTTATTTGTGTTTGACCTTTGAGGCGAAGGTCTTTTCTGCAGATAAATGAGATGTGTTTATCACATTTGTTGAAGCCGAATTGTAAGCCTTTAACGTCCTTGactatataaaataataagatGTTAAAGTAATAATTGtttatggaaaattttctcggATATCTTGAACAACGGCCTGATTTTGTGTGAAACCTCAGGTTGGAATATTTAGAAATAGTGTTTCTAACGAACAATGTATTGATGCAAAATTATGAGGAATATTGGTGACTTCTTTGAAAactgtataatatagaatatGGTTTATGTAGAACAATTCTGTGAAGAAGAACCTTGATATTTTGCACCATGTTTCGTGCTTCACCTGCtgatttacaataattaattaatctatATAATTCATACAACTGCATTTTGTATGCCATTCgaataaatacttttttatatCACCAACGTATTTTTCTACAGAGAATATTTCTTGAACTAAGCCACTCAAGTCAGGTAATTTGCTCTGTGTCTAATTCGAAGTTGTATTTCCTGTATCTATACCCATAAGTATTTAATACACATTTTCATTACCCATAATAAATtaagttgtaaaattttgaaccATTTATTTACTTAATAATTgctatttgtaattttataaatgatATTCGGGATTTCACGCTGACAAGAGAAACTGATCAAATAAAGACGGACTCGTTTGTCCGGAATTTCTCTAGGTGTGCTGCAtagtgtttaatttttttcgtaataaatatacttataatGTACTTGGGTATTCcagtaaaaatttgtagaaacTTGAAAACTTGCTAACTTGTTCTACTACGGGGTCTGTTTCTAGAATTAATGAACTACCTTAGTGTCGAATTAATTTAGATTTATAACATCCATCAGAGTATGAAATGTGCGTTTGAATAATATCGAATTTAATCGAGCAGCGATTCGATAGTTATCCTCGAGGCGATTCGCAACCAATCATAAACATCCGCATggattttgaaacgattttgaaCTCGTGTCTCGAATGATCGAACACGAGCAGACGGGAATGTGACGGACCGCCTTGCTGCGCTGTCAGTTAGTTAATTTTCTCGAGTCATCGATCATTAGTGATTAACGAGCTGGAGATTAGAAGATATCAACATACGAAAatatgcgaaaaaaatctgattcaaaaaaatgagGATGATGTTCGGATTTACTGATCTCCGATTACACTTGATCGCTTTGATCACATCTAAcgttatttgttttgtttacGGCCACGATTTGAAGGGTTTCGACGATACGGTTCTATTCAAAATCAATTGGCCGGGGAAAAGTGCTACGGATTTACTGGTATGGAATGCTTACCACCGATTCAATCCCATTATTTAGACATGTACAATTTTCCGCAGTCTTGCTTCATTCCTGAGCATAACCTAAAATCTACGCGACGTTGATTGTTATTTACTTTCGCTTTACGCTCAACGAAGAATAACAATACACGTATGCAAAAATTAAAGATTCTGCCACATTCCCGgttagtttttcttttcttgtaaTTCGACCAATTTTCTCCTCCAGGAACCCACAGCAAATGCAGAACCCTACTTTATAACAACGGCAAACAATGAACAATACCACTGTTTGATACCTGATACTACGGAACAAGAATATGACAATGGAGAAACGTATGCTGGGCCTAATCCTATACAAATATTATCAACATTgttcgttcaaaattcatgcTCGTATCGGGTAAGCGTCATGTCATTTAATGCATTAAATTATAGCCCACAAGCGTTATGTTTCTCATGCAATAACCAGGAATATTTGGAGAAGTCAGTGAATAGTTAAGTAAGTGGTAGATTCGGAAAATGTGATTCATCAGCTGGAATCttaatattttgtttaataaTGCTCAACTAACGTGAGAACGACTTTCTAGAGTGGTGCTCCGCACCAGACACTATCGAAAAATCTATATATGAAAATCATAGATAGctatgtgaaaaatgaaggattttatcaatttacaGTTAGAATCGTATTGGACTTATGAGCTTTGCCACGGTAGATATGTGCGCCAGTACCACgaggagagagaaggaaaaaaagttaaagtcCAAGAGTATTATCTTGGAACGTTTGACAAATCACAGAAAGCTAAACTATCTGCAGAATACGATGAACATGCCAAGAATCCGAACTGGAAAGCACAAATACCGGTTCAAAAGGTGGAAAATGTAAACATGCCGTATTTCGAAATCGAGATGTCAGATGGGACGATGTGCGACTTGACTGATAAACCAAGGACGATAAGAGTTTTGTACGTTTGCTATCCACATGGGAAACACGAAATCTTCTCGTTGAAAGAAACTTCGTCCTGCGAGTACGAGGCTGTTGTTTTATCCCCGTTACTCTGCAAGCACCCTGATTACAAAGCGCAAGACAGTGGAGAAAACGTGATTGACTGTAGACCTGTTGATAACGCTCCAAAGAAACCCAGGTCTCTAGTTGCTTTAGAAGCTGAAAGCCTGAAACTCAGACATGAGAAAGTTACGGTAAATTGTTTGTGGGATTgcttaatatttatattgagATCAGCTTAGAGGATTCTCCTCATTTCTCATGATCAGCGTCGAGTAGGTATTTAGCTGTATTCGTAATGGGGTATTGAAAACTACATTACTCTGATGACAACAGCTTTTGCTCTTGCCATCTTTTTCACAATTTAAGCAATagatcgtttaaaaaataccaGAGGAAAACATCGATGACTGATTTTTTAACACAGCTTTATCCTCAATTACCTACAGACCAAATATCATGTTTTGTTTGTATGGTTAATGATCAATTGTTAAGTGAAtctgttaaaaatgattattttcaacatactTTGTGTTGggtttaagttttttttttgtacattatagTCTACTCtccaaaaattgaatcgaCTCTTTCTTGCGCAGGATGAAAAGCCGCAGAAAATCTATGCGATCTTCCATGTAGATAAGGAGGGCCAGGTTAGACTATTTTCCATTTTGGGGGAAAACTGTTAAACGTTTGTTTGACTGGTTTAAGCCTATTCTACTTTATCcactttattttcaatctattATTATAACTGCCATGATTTGTTTGTGTacaagttttttcattcatttgttACTCGTGATTCGTCTTACTAACATAAACTTCTTTCTGTACTGTTAACTTGAGATAATTTCAGTTATTGCAATGTATTCCACATTTGATactgacaaaaatttatccttCCACCCATCTCCACATCCTTCTGTTGCTATGTAAAAACATGAAAAGCTTCCGAAAcacgaaaaactttttacaaCATCAGTTTTAATTGCATCATTGAATTGCAGCTGTATCTACTGTTATGGCAAAGATTATTAGCTCACAAATTTCTATACACTTTTCTCATTCGGAACTCGATGATATCGCtatgatattaataattacgACTAAGACTACTTGTATATTCTAGGATGGAGAAACGCGGTTCAGAGTTGAAGTCCGCCCAGTAGAGGAAACAAGTAATGTTGAAGAGACTGCAAGTTCGGCCGTAGATCAGGGTGTTAGTCCAATCGATGTTAGCccaattcaaaattttttaagcgGCGTAAACTGTTTAAATGGGGTGAGTCATTACTCGCAAATACTGTGAGTGATTGCATCAAACATACAtcatttacaaaatgaaaaaagtgatATTGCATTGATATCACATGTAACATTACACAGGGTAATGGTTGGTGGAAATACGAGTTTTGCTATGGTCGTACGGTAAATCAATATCACATAGAGCGAGATGGTACAAAAACTGTGGTTAATCTTGGTAAATTCGACACAAAGAAGCATCTGGAGTGGATCGTAGCGCACCCAAATAAAAGGCCAAAACCTATCGCACAGAGAAAGCAATTGTCTCATTTCTACAGTGACGGTAGCACCTGTGATAAAACTGGGAAGCTCAGACAAACGGAAGTAAGTTCATGATCatttgatgaatatttatgaaaaagaTGCACTTCTATTGACTTACGTAATTTCAGGTGAAACTCAAATGCGCTGACAACCTGACAATCAGTCCGTCCAGCGTGTCCTTATACTTACTCGAGCCAAAAACTTGTGAGTATATTCTTGGAGTTGAGTCGCCATTCATATGTGACATTTTGGAGTTTGCCGACGAGAATGGGCTGATTGGTGATACAActgtattaaattttgatGATATGAAAACCCCATTTCACCAAGAGAGAGATGAGATGGATGAGAGGATAGCTAATGAAGACGAATAGCCGTGAATAGAGTTCCCCTCTAGAATTTTCTTTGTTATGATCAGCAAACACCCAAAGGATAACGAATGCTGTAATTATATTGCAACGAGTATACGGTACAAAACTGTCGAACCGAAATTTATACTGGCAGTGCATTCATCACTCGTTTTGTATGTATTCGTTATAAACGTGGACTTACTGCGGTAAATTCGCACTGTTGATAAAGTTGAAATCATCAGCATTTGATACGAACTGTGAAATACacaatattattgataataGTAATTCTATTGCAAAAAATGGGTTTCTTTTTCAATGTGGACAATATATTATTCTAGGTAAAATGCGAAATAAAAGCAAGTATtgaaattcagttttttttttttttatcattaggacaaattttcgacattatTCGTATGGTATTCCTTCGTGATTCGCAAACGATGGgatttgttaaaatttacGAAAGAGAACTATGGGATGTAACAAGTGCCATGGATGTTTTGGAATTGAATTATCTTCTAATTTAAATACTTAGTGTATGTATGCTAAACGATGCTGTGTAAAAAGAGTGTTTCTAAACTGTTGATGGGGTAtaggtaataaaataattaaatagaATATGTGCCTGACGCTTTTCACTCTTTGCACATGGTCTTTCCATCGCTAAGTAGGTTTAATTTATTAAGAATTGATTGATGTTTAGATAATGTAATTTCTTTCAACCAGAAGAACAGTTTTTCAAgtatggaatatttttatatttaatatttacaataatttagtACAAAGAATTGCACAACATTACAGTGTTGAATTCTGATTTTCTACCCGATATTAAGTCCCAGACCTACTCTGAATTGTTGCTTGGTGTGGTTTAACATGCCGCTCATAACCAGCGAGGCTGGGATAGGAAACAGTTTCTTTTCCAATACTGCCGCCACCGTAGTCTCACTGTTAACGCTTGCTCTAAAAATTAGATCGGCTTGAGGGAGATCAAATTGATAAAGTACAGTGGCTATAGACTCGTGGGTTCTCATATTCAGCTCCATTTCAACACCCATCTGTAGTTGCTGGCTATTCTTTCGATGGTAACATACGTGGAGACCTGCTTCTCCCAAAGTAGCCGACAGAGTGGTATACCCAGTACTGTATCTGAATGCTGCAGACATAATGGTCTGCTGACCACCAGGGATTCCCAATCCCCTGTGACAAGCGACTTCTGCACCTAATGCGATCCTGGATGTTATGGACTGCAGGTAGTGCAACACTAGCGTTCCGTGCTGCTTGGCAAAATGTGGATTAGCCAAGGTGAGCGAGACCGTAAAATCATCGGACCTGTATTCCAAGGTCGAGCTGCAGGCTCTGTATTTGTTGTCAGCTATTTGGGCAGCGATCTTTGCTCTAACTCTACAGCCAATCGTGTGAACAAAGTCAGCGGTCATGTTCCCATTGGGCATTATATCTCCGATGGCGACAggatatttttctgtttccccAATTCTTTTTGTGCCTATGTAAGAGGCCCCGAATTTGTAACCCGATGGTGTTACCGAGCTCAGGGTAATTGTGTGTGCTACATCAAAGTGGCTGCTCAGTGTTTTCTTTACCAACAATTTAGCTCCCTCAAAATTCCGGGGATACAGGTCCTTCACCTTTTTGTGTATCTCTTGCAGGGTCCCCGGATTCCCTGGACGCGGGTCGGATATGCAGGGGATGCATGGCACTTCTGGCTCGTGATGTCTCGAACAAGGTACACATGGACTCGGAGATTCGTCTGGTTCAAGAACGGTTGTTTCCCTGGGTTTATTCGCTGTTGCATACACCAAACCCATCCTGAAGCCCTGTGTTACCAGTAACTGTTGCCCGTTGTACGACCCATTAAAATTCTTCTTCTGAAAGTTCAACCACGCTCAAACTGATCAGAAACAGTTGTATTCACTATTCGTGTATCAATATCTCATGGTTATTAATTGTCAAATTCTAAATCTGCCGGgagaaaacaatatttgaatatcattTCCGGCATTCCCGCTTAGAGGCGCCACGAATCATTGgctaaaaatgagaaatcaaGCTTTAGCGTGTAAGTGATTTCAATTTCAGTCCATAGATGGCTGCGCGTTAAACGCAGCAACTCGGCtctatatttttcatcgaaaatttatCAGTAGGTTGCTATTAGAGCCGCATgatttcaatgtttttatAATCTTATGGCTTTTGTTGAATTCCCCGCAAAACTTCAAGGATGACATCTTTTCGTAACATTGCCAGAGTTCTTCCAGACGATTCTTGAATTTCTCGCAAGTGGTAGATGCATTTGACGATTACTATAAAACAGAGCAACGCGAAACTGTTTAACGGAAGTGTGTGCTAGTGATGGCACAGCTG is drawn from Neodiprion fabricii isolate iyNeoFabr1 chromosome 3, iyNeoFabr1.1, whole genome shotgun sequence and contains these coding sequences:
- the LOC124178605 gene encoding glia maturation factor beta produces the protein MSSNVKVCDIEDDVKEELKKFRFRKNKNNAALILKVVRERQKICIDELLEDITIDELQDSLPGHQPRYIVYSYKMEHADGRLSYPMCFIYYTPRDSQMELQIMYAGTKLALQKEADLTRVYEVRELDELTEDWLKEKLSR
- the LOC124178603 gene encoding gamma-secretase subunit Aph-1 produces the protein MTVMEFFGCALLAFGPPLAMFTFTVAVEPIRIIILIASAFFWLIALLLSAILWYVVVPLQNELAFGLVFSVLFQEAFRFLLYWVLRNAERGLEKVTTAHVAESRHVFAYVCGLGFGVMSGAFALVNVLADAIGPGTMGLHQGSEYFFIVSATTTLCFILLHTFWGIIFFAALDRRSKAHLAWVVGSHLFASCMTLLNRYEIYAVSLISAYSVLVATVVIAFRIVGGKAENISRCFSLK
- the LOC124178599 gene encoding endoplasmic reticulum lectin 1 isoform X2, whose product is MRMMFGFTDLRLHLIALITSNVICFVYGHDLKGFDDTVLFKINWPGKSATDLLEPTANAEPYFITTANNEQYHCLIPDTTEQEYDNGETYAGPNPIQILSTLFVQNSCSYRLESYWTYELCHGRYVRQYHEEREGKKVKVQEYYLGTFDKSQKAKLSAEYDEHAKNPNWKAQIPVQKVENVNMPYFEIEMSDGTMCDLTDKPRTIRVLYVCYPHGKHEIFSLKETSSCEYEAVVLSPLLCKHPDYKAQDSGENVIDCRPVDNAPKKPRSLVALEAESLKLRHEKVTDEKPQKIYAIFHVDKEGQDGETRFRVEVRPVEETSNVEETASSAVDQGVSPIDVSPIQNFLSGVNCLNGGNGWWKYEFCYGRTVNQYHIERDGTKTVVNLGKFDTKKHLEWIVAHPNKRPKPIAQRKQLSHFYSDGSTCDKTGKLRQTEVKLKCADNLTISPSSVSLYLLEPKTCEYILGVESPFICDILEFADENGLIGDTTVLNFDDMKTPFHQERDEMDERIANEDE
- the LOC124178599 gene encoding endoplasmic reticulum lectin 1 isoform X1, coding for MRMMFGFTDLRLHLIALITSNVICFVYGHDLKGFDDTVLFKINWPGKSATDLLEPTANAEPYFITTANNEQYHCLIPDTTEQEYDNGETYAGPNPIQILSTLFVQNSCSYRLESYWTYELCHGRYVRQYHEEREGKKVKVQEYYLGTFDKSQKAKLSAEYDEHAKNPNWKAQIPVQKVENVNMPYFEIEMSDGTMCDLTDKPRTIRVLYVCYPHGKHEIFSLKETSSCEYEAVVLSPLLCKHPDYKAQDSGENVIDCRPVDNAPKKPRSLVALEAESLKLRHEKVTSTLQKLNRLFLAQDEKPQKIYAIFHVDKEGQDGETRFRVEVRPVEETSNVEETASSAVDQGVSPIDVSPIQNFLSGVNCLNGGNGWWKYEFCYGRTVNQYHIERDGTKTVVNLGKFDTKKHLEWIVAHPNKRPKPIAQRKQLSHFYSDGSTCDKTGKLRQTEVKLKCADNLTISPSSVSLYLLEPKTCEYILGVESPFICDILEFADENGLIGDTTVLNFDDMKTPFHQERDEMDERIANEDE
- the LOC124178599 gene encoding endoplasmic reticulum lectin 1 isoform X3, whose protein sequence is MRMMFGFTDLRLHLIALITSNVICFVYGHDLKGFDDTVLFKINWPGKSATDLLEPTANAEPYFITTANNEQYHCLIPDTTEQEYDNGETYAGPNPIQILSTLFVQNSCSYRLESYWTYELCHGRYVRQYHEEREGKKVKVQEYYLGTFDKSQKAKLSAEYDEHAKNPNWKAQIPVQKVENVNMPYFEIEMSDGTMCDLTDKPRTIRVLYVCYPHGKHEIFSLKETSSCEYEAVVLSPLLCKHPDYKAQDSGENVIDCRPVDNAPKKPRSLVALEAESLKLRHEKVTDGETRFRVEVRPVEETSNVEETASSAVDQGVSPIDVSPIQNFLSGVNCLNGGNGWWKYEFCYGRTVNQYHIERDGTKTVVNLGKFDTKKHLEWIVAHPNKRPKPIAQRKQLSHFYSDGSTCDKTGKLRQTEVKLKCADNLTISPSSVSLYLLEPKTCEYILGVESPFICDILEFADENGLIGDTTVLNFDDMKTPFHQERDEMDERIANEDE
- the LOC124178602 gene encoding mitochondrial import receptor subunit TOM40 homolog 2-like, with translation MGLVYATANKPRETTVLEPDESPSPCVPCSRHHEPEVPCIPCISDPRPGNPGTLQEIHKKVKDLYPRNFEGAKLLVKKTLSSHFDVAHTITLSSVTPSGYKFGASYIGTKRIGETEKYPVAIGDIMPNGNMTADFVHTIGCRVRAKIAAQIADNKYRACSSTLEYRSDDFTVSLTLANPHFAKQHGTLVLHYLQSITSRIALGAEVACHRGLGIPGGQQTIMSAAFRYSTGYTTLSATLGEAGLHVCYHRKNSQQLQMGVEMELNMRTHESIATVLYQFDLPQADLIFRASVNSETTVAAVLEKKLFPIPASLVMSGMLNHTKQQFRVGLGLNIG